The Plutella xylostella chromosome 9, ilPluXylo3.1, whole genome shotgun sequence genome has a segment encoding these proteins:
- the LOC105394828 gene encoding flexible cuticle protein 12, with protein sequence MKSFMILALFAVAALASPVEYKDATILRQNLDNIGVDGYNYAVETSDGKRQEEQGQLVNPGTENEALVVRGSYSYTGPDGVVYTVTYVADQNGFQPQGAHIPQA encoded by the exons ATGAAATCC TTCATGATCCTGGCTCTCTTCGCCGTGGCTGCCCTCGCCAGCCCCGTGGAGTACAAGGACGCCACCATCCTCCGCCAGAACCTCGACAACATCGGAGTCGACGGATACAACTACGC CGTGGAGACCAGCGACGGCAAGCGCCAGGAGGAGCAGGGCCAGCTGGTCAACCCCGGCACCGAAAACGAGGCTCTCGTCGTCCGCGGCTCCTACTCCTACACGGGCCCCGACGGCGTCGTCTACACGGTCACCTACGTCGCCGACCAGAACGGATTCCAGCCCCAGGGCGCCCACATCCCCCAGGCTTAA